From a single Drosophila sulfurigaster albostrigata strain 15112-1811.04 chromosome 3, ASM2355843v2, whole genome shotgun sequence genomic region:
- the LOC133845176 gene encoding FHA domain-containing protein FhaA isoform X4 has product MHIFIQLLLCLAVVSVQGSGLGPEARSASPKDVKSLSAPVGVLDSVLRGKSRQSRCVRCYEDRYYSSGSDRYGGYSSRSGDDPRSASWYYSYDRYDDRGAGRDRDYDRYYGRDDRYAPRTYDRYEGRGYDDYYRRGSYDRGSGYGYGGYAAYDSRDRYYGDRYSDNSRDRYYDRSRTAYNSYDKYDPYDRYYSRGQSGFDNSGRGYYFAGDDDDSRSGSHPFYDRERAQSHSSPASPASPCGPLISNCPYGDRGTKVSSSAIGSDGYRGGHTSVMGGDKPLSQGGWTYLGDQDKQSSRGGSNGNGGSGSGSNGAAGVAGNGVASGVGGGRDRERDAQRLALLSPLVALPMVADLAH; this is encoded by the exons atgcacatttttatacaattg CTACTCTGCCTGGCCGTCGTCTCTGTCCAAGGCTCCGGCTTGGGCCCTGAGGCGCGAAGTGCTTCGCCCAAGGATGTCAAGTCACTGAGTGCCCCAGTTGGTGTCCTCGACTCCGTGCTGCGTGGCAAGAGTCGTCAGTCGCGTTGCGTGCGCTGCTACGAGGATCGTTATTATAGCTCGGGCAGCGATCGCTATGGCGGCTACTCGAGTCGCTCTGGCGACGATCCTCGCAGTGCTTCGTGGTATTATTCCTATGATCGTTATGATGATCGAGGCGCTGGTCGTGATCGTGACTATGATCGTTACTATGGTCGCGATGATCGTTATGCGCCGCGTACTTATGATCGCTACGAGGGACGTGGCTACGATGATTACTACAGGCGAGGATCCTACGATCGAGGATCTGGTTATGGCTATGGTGGATACGCTGCCTACGACAGCAGGGATCGTTACTATGGTGATCGTTACAGTGACAATTCAAGGG ATCGTTATTATGATCGCTCGCGCACCGCGTACAACAGCTATGACAAATATGATCCGTACGATCGCTACTATTCAAG AGGACAGTCGGGCTTCGATAATTCGGGGCGTGGCTATTATTTTGccggcgatgacgatgacagtCGCTCCGGCTCGCATCCGTTCTACGATCGCGAACGCGCCCAGTCGCACTCCTCGCCCGCCTCCCCCGCCTCACCCTGCGGCCCACTGATCAGCAATTGTCCCTACGGCGATCGCGGCACCAAAGTCTCCTCCTCGGCCATTGGCAGCGATGGCTATCGCGGTGGCCACACCAGCGTCATGGGTGGTGACAAACCCTTGAGTCAGGGTGGTTGGACCTACCTCGGTGATCAGGATAAGCAGAGTTCACGCGgtggcagcaacggcaacggggGCAGTGGAAGTGGCAGCAACGGTGCTGCAGGTGTGGCAGGCAACGGCGTGGCGAGTGGAGTTGGCGGCGGGCGGGATAGAGAGCGTGATGCGCAGAG GCTTGCTCTCTTATCGCCCCTTGTAGCTCTTCCTATGGTGGCCGACCTCGCCCATTAG
- the LOC133845176 gene encoding FHA domain-containing protein FhaA isoform X5 — translation MHIFIQLLLCLAVVSVQGSGLGPEARSASPKDVKSLSAPVGVLDSVLRGKSRQSRCVRCYEDRYYSSGSDRYGGYSSRSGDDPRSASWYYSYDRYDDRGAGRDRDYDRYYGRDDRYAPRTYDRYEGRGYDDYYRRGSYDRGSGYGYGGYAAYDSRDRYYGDRYSDNSRDRYYDRSRTAYNSYDKYDPYDRYYSRYDFRNYRPWDETYSSSYGGRPRPLGGSYLFDRDSNAVPESQSDAANPNGDGPGGDGGGHKMPAAAAQTAPAPNESQLNDNVKDKATK, via the exons atgcacatttttatacaattg CTACTCTGCCTGGCCGTCGTCTCTGTCCAAGGCTCCGGCTTGGGCCCTGAGGCGCGAAGTGCTTCGCCCAAGGATGTCAAGTCACTGAGTGCCCCAGTTGGTGTCCTCGACTCCGTGCTGCGTGGCAAGAGTCGTCAGTCGCGTTGCGTGCGCTGCTACGAGGATCGTTATTATAGCTCGGGCAGCGATCGCTATGGCGGCTACTCGAGTCGCTCTGGCGACGATCCTCGCAGTGCTTCGTGGTATTATTCCTATGATCGTTATGATGATCGAGGCGCTGGTCGTGATCGTGACTATGATCGTTACTATGGTCGCGATGATCGTTATGCGCCGCGTACTTATGATCGCTACGAGGGACGTGGCTACGATGATTACTACAGGCGAGGATCCTACGATCGAGGATCTGGTTATGGCTATGGTGGATACGCTGCCTACGACAGCAGGGATCGTTACTATGGTGATCGTTACAGTGACAATTCAAGGG ATCGTTATTATGATCGCTCGCGCACCGCGTACAACAGCTATGACAAATATGATCCGTACGATCGCTACTATTCAAGGTATGATTTTCGCAACTATCGTCCTTGGGATGAGACCTACAG CTCTTCCTATGGTGGCCGACCTCGCCCATTAGGCGGCAGCTATCTGTTCGATCGGGACAGCAACGCCGTCCCGGAGAGTCAAAGCGATGCCGCTAACCCAAATGGTGATGGTCCGGGTGGTGATGGTGGTGGCCACAAAATGCCAGCGGCTGCGGCACAAACAGCGCCTGCCCCCAACGAGTCTCAGCTCAACGACAACGTCAAGGACAAGGCAACAAAGTAA
- the LOC133845176 gene encoding uncharacterized protein LOC133845176 isoform X6, translated as MHIFIQLLLCLAVVSVQGSGLGPEARSASPKDVKSLSAPVGVLDSVLRGKSRQSRCVRCYEDRYYSSGSDRYGGYSSRSGDDPRSASWYYSYDRYDDRGAGRDRDYDRYYGRDDRYAPRTYDRYEGRGYDDYYRRGSYDRGSGYGYGGYAAYDSRDRYYGDRYSDNSRDRYYDRSRTAYNSYDKYDPYDRYYSSSSYGGRPRPLGGSYLFDRDSNAVPESQSDAANPNGDGPGGDGGGHKMPAAAAQTAPAPNESQLNDNVKDKATK; from the exons atgcacatttttatacaattg CTACTCTGCCTGGCCGTCGTCTCTGTCCAAGGCTCCGGCTTGGGCCCTGAGGCGCGAAGTGCTTCGCCCAAGGATGTCAAGTCACTGAGTGCCCCAGTTGGTGTCCTCGACTCCGTGCTGCGTGGCAAGAGTCGTCAGTCGCGTTGCGTGCGCTGCTACGAGGATCGTTATTATAGCTCGGGCAGCGATCGCTATGGCGGCTACTCGAGTCGCTCTGGCGACGATCCTCGCAGTGCTTCGTGGTATTATTCCTATGATCGTTATGATGATCGAGGCGCTGGTCGTGATCGTGACTATGATCGTTACTATGGTCGCGATGATCGTTATGCGCCGCGTACTTATGATCGCTACGAGGGACGTGGCTACGATGATTACTACAGGCGAGGATCCTACGATCGAGGATCTGGTTATGGCTATGGTGGATACGCTGCCTACGACAGCAGGGATCGTTACTATGGTGATCGTTACAGTGACAATTCAAGGG ATCGTTATTATGATCGCTCGCGCACCGCGTACAACAGCTATGACAAATATGATCCGTACGATCGCTACTATTCAAG CTCTTCCTATGGTGGCCGACCTCGCCCATTAGGCGGCAGCTATCTGTTCGATCGGGACAGCAACGCCGTCCCGGAGAGTCAAAGCGATGCCGCTAACCCAAATGGTGATGGTCCGGGTGGTGATGGTGGTGGCCACAAAATGCCAGCGGCTGCGGCACAAACAGCGCCTGCCCCCAACGAGTCTCAGCTCAACGACAACGTCAAGGACAAGGCAACAAAGTAA
- the LOC133845176 gene encoding keratin, type I cytoskeletal 9 isoform X2 — MHIFIQLLLCLAVVSVQGSGLGPEARSASPKDVKSLSAPVGVLDSVLRGKSRQSRCVRCYEDRYYSSGSDRYGGYSSRSGDDPRSASWYYSYDRYDDRGAGRDRDYDRYYGRDDRYAPRTYDRYEGRGYDDYYRRGSYDRGSGYGYGGYAAYDSRDRYYGDRYSDNSRDRYYDRSRTAYNSYDKYDPYDRYYSRGQSGFDNSGRGYYFAGDDDDSRSGSHPFYDRERAQSHSSPASPASPCGPLISNCPYGDRGTKVSSSAIGSDGYRGGHTSVMGGDKPLSQGGWTYLGDQDKQSSRGGSNGNGGSGSGSNGAAGVAGNGVASGVGGGRDRERDAQSSSYGGRPRPLGGSYLFDRDSNAVPESQSDAANPNGDGPGGDGGGHKMPAAAAQTAPAPNESQLNDNVKDKATK; from the exons atgcacatttttatacaattg CTACTCTGCCTGGCCGTCGTCTCTGTCCAAGGCTCCGGCTTGGGCCCTGAGGCGCGAAGTGCTTCGCCCAAGGATGTCAAGTCACTGAGTGCCCCAGTTGGTGTCCTCGACTCCGTGCTGCGTGGCAAGAGTCGTCAGTCGCGTTGCGTGCGCTGCTACGAGGATCGTTATTATAGCTCGGGCAGCGATCGCTATGGCGGCTACTCGAGTCGCTCTGGCGACGATCCTCGCAGTGCTTCGTGGTATTATTCCTATGATCGTTATGATGATCGAGGCGCTGGTCGTGATCGTGACTATGATCGTTACTATGGTCGCGATGATCGTTATGCGCCGCGTACTTATGATCGCTACGAGGGACGTGGCTACGATGATTACTACAGGCGAGGATCCTACGATCGAGGATCTGGTTATGGCTATGGTGGATACGCTGCCTACGACAGCAGGGATCGTTACTATGGTGATCGTTACAGTGACAATTCAAGGG ATCGTTATTATGATCGCTCGCGCACCGCGTACAACAGCTATGACAAATATGATCCGTACGATCGCTACTATTCAAG AGGACAGTCGGGCTTCGATAATTCGGGGCGTGGCTATTATTTTGccggcgatgacgatgacagtCGCTCCGGCTCGCATCCGTTCTACGATCGCGAACGCGCCCAGTCGCACTCCTCGCCCGCCTCCCCCGCCTCACCCTGCGGCCCACTGATCAGCAATTGTCCCTACGGCGATCGCGGCACCAAAGTCTCCTCCTCGGCCATTGGCAGCGATGGCTATCGCGGTGGCCACACCAGCGTCATGGGTGGTGACAAACCCTTGAGTCAGGGTGGTTGGACCTACCTCGGTGATCAGGATAAGCAGAGTTCACGCGgtggcagcaacggcaacggggGCAGTGGAAGTGGCAGCAACGGTGCTGCAGGTGTGGCAGGCAACGGCGTGGCGAGTGGAGTTGGCGGCGGGCGGGATAGAGAGCGTGATGCGCAGAG CTCTTCCTATGGTGGCCGACCTCGCCCATTAGGCGGCAGCTATCTGTTCGATCGGGACAGCAACGCCGTCCCGGAGAGTCAAAGCGATGCCGCTAACCCAAATGGTGATGGTCCGGGTGGTGATGGTGGTGGCCACAAAATGCCAGCGGCTGCGGCACAAACAGCGCCTGCCCCCAACGAGTCTCAGCTCAACGACAACGTCAAGGACAAGGCAACAAAGTAA
- the LOC133845176 gene encoding hornerin isoform X1 produces MHIFIQLLLCLAVVSVQGSGLGPEARSASPKDVKSLSAPVGVLDSVLRGKSRQSRCVRCYEDRYYSSGSDRYGGYSSRSGDDPRSASWYYSYDRYDDRGAGRDRDYDRYYGRDDRYAPRTYDRYEGRGYDDYYRRGSYDRGSGYGYGGYAAYDSRDRYYGDRYSDNSRDRYYDRSRTAYNSYDKYDPYDRYYSRYDFRNYRPWDETYRGQSGFDNSGRGYYFAGDDDDSRSGSHPFYDRERAQSHSSPASPASPCGPLISNCPYGDRGTKVSSSAIGSDGYRGGHTSVMGGDKPLSQGGWTYLGDQDKQSSRGGSNGNGGSGSGSNGAAGVAGNGVASGVGGGRDRERDAQSSSYGGRPRPLGGSYLFDRDSNAVPESQSDAANPNGDGPGGDGGGHKMPAAAAQTAPAPNESQLNDNVKDKATK; encoded by the exons atgcacatttttatacaattg CTACTCTGCCTGGCCGTCGTCTCTGTCCAAGGCTCCGGCTTGGGCCCTGAGGCGCGAAGTGCTTCGCCCAAGGATGTCAAGTCACTGAGTGCCCCAGTTGGTGTCCTCGACTCCGTGCTGCGTGGCAAGAGTCGTCAGTCGCGTTGCGTGCGCTGCTACGAGGATCGTTATTATAGCTCGGGCAGCGATCGCTATGGCGGCTACTCGAGTCGCTCTGGCGACGATCCTCGCAGTGCTTCGTGGTATTATTCCTATGATCGTTATGATGATCGAGGCGCTGGTCGTGATCGTGACTATGATCGTTACTATGGTCGCGATGATCGTTATGCGCCGCGTACTTATGATCGCTACGAGGGACGTGGCTACGATGATTACTACAGGCGAGGATCCTACGATCGAGGATCTGGTTATGGCTATGGTGGATACGCTGCCTACGACAGCAGGGATCGTTACTATGGTGATCGTTACAGTGACAATTCAAGGG ATCGTTATTATGATCGCTCGCGCACCGCGTACAACAGCTATGACAAATATGATCCGTACGATCGCTACTATTCAAGGTATGATTTTCGCAACTATCGTCCTTGGGATGAGACCTACAG AGGACAGTCGGGCTTCGATAATTCGGGGCGTGGCTATTATTTTGccggcgatgacgatgacagtCGCTCCGGCTCGCATCCGTTCTACGATCGCGAACGCGCCCAGTCGCACTCCTCGCCCGCCTCCCCCGCCTCACCCTGCGGCCCACTGATCAGCAATTGTCCCTACGGCGATCGCGGCACCAAAGTCTCCTCCTCGGCCATTGGCAGCGATGGCTATCGCGGTGGCCACACCAGCGTCATGGGTGGTGACAAACCCTTGAGTCAGGGTGGTTGGACCTACCTCGGTGATCAGGATAAGCAGAGTTCACGCGgtggcagcaacggcaacggggGCAGTGGAAGTGGCAGCAACGGTGCTGCAGGTGTGGCAGGCAACGGCGTGGCGAGTGGAGTTGGCGGCGGGCGGGATAGAGAGCGTGATGCGCAGAG CTCTTCCTATGGTGGCCGACCTCGCCCATTAGGCGGCAGCTATCTGTTCGATCGGGACAGCAACGCCGTCCCGGAGAGTCAAAGCGATGCCGCTAACCCAAATGGTGATGGTCCGGGTGGTGATGGTGGTGGCCACAAAATGCCAGCGGCTGCGGCACAAACAGCGCCTGCCCCCAACGAGTCTCAGCTCAACGACAACGTCAAGGACAAGGCAACAAAGTAA
- the LOC133845176 gene encoding FHA domain-containing protein FhaA isoform X3, with protein MHIFIQLLLCLAVVSVQGSGLGPEARSASPKDVKSLSAPVGVLDSVLRGKSRQSRCVRCYEDRYYSSGSDRYGGYSSRSGDDPRSASWYYSYDRYDDRGAGRDRDYDRYYGRDDRYAPRTYDRYEGRGYDDYYRRGSYDRGSGYGYGGYAAYDSRDRYYGDRYSDNSRDRYYDRSRTAYNSYDKYDPYDRYYSRYDFRNYRPWDETYRGQSGFDNSGRGYYFAGDDDDSRSGSHPFYDRERAQSHSSPASPASPCGPLISNCPYGDRGTKVSSSAIGSDGYRGGHTSVMGGDKPLSQGGWTYLGDQDKQSSRGGSNGNGGSGSGSNGAAGVAGNGVASGVGGGRDRERDAQRLALLSPLVALPMVADLAH; from the exons atgcacatttttatacaattg CTACTCTGCCTGGCCGTCGTCTCTGTCCAAGGCTCCGGCTTGGGCCCTGAGGCGCGAAGTGCTTCGCCCAAGGATGTCAAGTCACTGAGTGCCCCAGTTGGTGTCCTCGACTCCGTGCTGCGTGGCAAGAGTCGTCAGTCGCGTTGCGTGCGCTGCTACGAGGATCGTTATTATAGCTCGGGCAGCGATCGCTATGGCGGCTACTCGAGTCGCTCTGGCGACGATCCTCGCAGTGCTTCGTGGTATTATTCCTATGATCGTTATGATGATCGAGGCGCTGGTCGTGATCGTGACTATGATCGTTACTATGGTCGCGATGATCGTTATGCGCCGCGTACTTATGATCGCTACGAGGGACGTGGCTACGATGATTACTACAGGCGAGGATCCTACGATCGAGGATCTGGTTATGGCTATGGTGGATACGCTGCCTACGACAGCAGGGATCGTTACTATGGTGATCGTTACAGTGACAATTCAAGGG ATCGTTATTATGATCGCTCGCGCACCGCGTACAACAGCTATGACAAATATGATCCGTACGATCGCTACTATTCAAGGTATGATTTTCGCAACTATCGTCCTTGGGATGAGACCTACAG AGGACAGTCGGGCTTCGATAATTCGGGGCGTGGCTATTATTTTGccggcgatgacgatgacagtCGCTCCGGCTCGCATCCGTTCTACGATCGCGAACGCGCCCAGTCGCACTCCTCGCCCGCCTCCCCCGCCTCACCCTGCGGCCCACTGATCAGCAATTGTCCCTACGGCGATCGCGGCACCAAAGTCTCCTCCTCGGCCATTGGCAGCGATGGCTATCGCGGTGGCCACACCAGCGTCATGGGTGGTGACAAACCCTTGAGTCAGGGTGGTTGGACCTACCTCGGTGATCAGGATAAGCAGAGTTCACGCGgtggcagcaacggcaacggggGCAGTGGAAGTGGCAGCAACGGTGCTGCAGGTGTGGCAGGCAACGGCGTGGCGAGTGGAGTTGGCGGCGGGCGGGATAGAGAGCGTGATGCGCAGAG GCTTGCTCTCTTATCGCCCCTTGTAGCTCTTCCTATGGTGGCCGACCTCGCCCATTAG